From the Bacteroidia bacterium genome, one window contains:
- the rlmN gene encoding 23S rRNA (adenine(2503)-C(2))-methyltransferase RlmN yields the protein MNNNIFGYTLAELEEASTQAGLPRYRAEQLFYWLYNRRVDDFSEFHNVPRLIRESLSEKYIIRKPLVRKEQTSADGTQKFLFGLEDGRAVETVLIPAESDDRDQPRRLTICVSTQVGCPLDCRFCATASMKLKRNLTTGEIVGQYMAVQKRTDARITNLVFMGMGEPMLNMDNVMRAVGIITHEKTGGIAASRITLSTAGMVEGIRRMADEGWKIKLALSLHATTDDLRLQLMPINKKYPLAVVMDAIEYYYRKTRMRVTYEYILFNGLNDGVEDARRLVKIARRVPPKVNIIPFHPADVSSDTDAATTLEATPRWRIEEFADALRASNITVMLRSSSGLDIDAACGQLALREPASLQHPS from the coding sequence ATGAACAACAACATTTTCGGCTACACTCTGGCGGAACTCGAAGAGGCCAGTACCCAAGCCGGACTGCCGCGCTATCGCGCGGAGCAACTCTTTTATTGGCTCTACAACCGCAGGGTCGATGATTTCTCCGAATTCCACAATGTTCCCAGACTGATACGAGAAAGCCTTTCCGAGAAGTACATCATCCGCAAGCCGCTTGTCCGAAAGGAACAGACAAGTGCGGACGGTACGCAAAAATTCCTGTTCGGCCTTGAAGACGGTCGCGCTGTCGAGACCGTTCTCATCCCTGCCGAAAGCGATGATCGGGATCAGCCGCGCCGCCTCACCATCTGCGTTTCGACACAGGTGGGTTGTCCGCTCGATTGCCGTTTCTGCGCTACGGCATCCATGAAGCTCAAACGCAATCTGACGACCGGCGAAATCGTCGGTCAATACATGGCGGTACAGAAACGCACGGATGCACGCATCACCAATCTGGTTTTTATGGGTATGGGCGAACCGATGCTGAACATGGATAACGTCATGCGTGCGGTCGGCATCATCACCCATGAAAAAACCGGCGGAATCGCCGCAAGTCGTATCACCCTCTCCACGGCAGGGATGGTGGAAGGCATACGACGCATGGCCGATGAAGGCTGGAAAATTAAACTCGCTCTTTCCCTCCACGCCACCACGGATGATCTGCGTCTGCAACTGATGCCGATAAACAAGAAATACCCGCTCGCGGTGGTGATGGACGCGATAGAGTATTACTATCGCAAAACCCGCATGCGTGTCACCTATGAGTATATCCTCTTCAACGGACTGAATGACGGTGTGGAAGATGCCCGTCGTCTGGTGAAAATTGCCCGGAGGGTTCCTCCAAAGGTGAACATCATACCATTCCACCCCGCCGACGTCTCATCGGATACCGACGCCGCTACAACTCTCGAAGCGACGCCACGCTGGCGCATCGAGGAATTCGCGGATGCATTACGCGCCTCGAATATCACCGTGATGCTTCGATCCAGCTCGGGATTGGACATCGATGCCGCCTGCGGACAACTTGCCCTGCGTGAGCCTGCGTCTCTGCAACATCCCTCGTGA